A region from the Medicago truncatula cultivar Jemalong A17 chromosome 6, MtrunA17r5.0-ANR, whole genome shotgun sequence genome encodes:
- the LOC25481480 gene encoding classical arabinogalactan protein 1, which translates to MASSKTAVLMLLVALLLSSAVARSSPKSSPFPSPAISPSADSPVASPPVPLNTPTPAISPSANSMASISAPVPVKSSPSPSPSAINSPPSPPHASPAAAPAITPSAISTPPSKAPSTFTNAGTALNRFTVAGSAAVVVFTAALMM; encoded by the exons ATGGCTTCTTCCAAAACCGCTGTGTTGATGCTTTTGGTTGCACTGTTGCTGAGTTCCGCCGTTGCTAGATCATCCCCCAAGTCTTCTCCGTTTCCATCACCTGCTATTTCTCCCTCCGCTGACTCACCAGTGGCGTCTCCTCCGGTACCTCTGAATA CACCAACGCCTGCGATTTCTCCCTCCGCTAACTCAATGGCATCTATATCTGCTCCCGTACCTGTGAAGAGCAGTCCTTCTCCTTCACCGTCTGCCATCAACTCTCCACCATCTCCTCCTCATGCTTCCCCAGCAGCCGCTCCTGCCATTACTCCATCGGCGATCTCTACCCCTCCATCTAAAGCACCATCAACATTCACAAACGCTGGCACCGCTTTGAACAGATTTACAGTTGCCGGATCTGCTGCTGTCGTGGTTTTCACGGCTGCTTTGATGATGTAG